In Planctomycetia bacterium, one DNA window encodes the following:
- the rpsJ gene encoding 30S ribosomal protein S10: MALDKIRIRMEAYDHSALDISAREIVDHAKRTNARVRGPIPLPTRIERYTVLRSPHVDKKSREQFEMRTHKRVIDIFEPTARTVEALNRLVVPAGVFVKIKA, from the coding sequence GTGGCGTTAGACAAGATTCGAATTCGAATGGAAGCGTACGATCACAGCGCGCTGGATATCTCGGCGCGCGAGATTGTGGACCACGCCAAGCGGACCAATGCACGCGTTCGCGGGCCGATTCCATTGCCGACTCGCATCGAGCGCTACACGGTGCTCCGCAGTCCGCACGTGGACAAGAAGTCTCGCGAGCAGTTCGAGATGCGCACGCACAAGCGCGTGATCGACATCTTCGAGCCGACCGCGCGGACGGTAGAAGCTTTGAACCGGCTTGTGGTGCCGGCGGGCGTTTTTGTGAAGATCAAAGCTTAG
- the rplC gene encoding 50S ribosomal protein L3, with translation MRAAILGKKIGMTRIFDEAGASVPVTIVQAGPCPILQVKKLEIDGYEAVQLGYEQVKPSRATLPQIGHASKAASKPQRFVREIRLTEATDKNPGDVVTVELFAEQEIKFVDVVGTSIGKGFQGVMKRHHFAGQEASHGVERKHRSAGGIGAQGNRGFGRCVKKGKKMAGHMGHERCTVRNQRLVSIDKDRNLLLIKGAVPGPKGGYVLVCKAKTKG, from the coding sequence ATGAGAGCCGCCATCCTTGGCAAAAAAATCGGCATGACCCGCATCTTCGACGAGGCGGGGGCATCGGTCCCCGTCACGATCGTGCAGGCCGGGCCTTGTCCCATTCTTCAAGTGAAGAAGTTGGAGATTGACGGCTACGAAGCCGTGCAGCTGGGTTACGAACAGGTCAAGCCCAGCCGCGCGACGCTGCCGCAGATCGGGCATGCAAGCAAGGCCGCCTCGAAGCCGCAGCGCTTCGTTCGGGAGATTCGCCTGACCGAAGCGACCGACAAGAACCCGGGCGATGTGGTGACGGTCGAACTCTTCGCCGAGCAGGAGATCAAGTTCGTGGACGTCGTCGGCACGTCGATCGGCAAGGGGTTTCAGGGTGTCATGAAGCGGCACCACTTTGCCGGCCAGGAAGCCTCGCACGGCGTCGAGCGCAAGCACCGATCGGCCGGCGGCATCGGCGCGCAGGGCAATCGTGGGTTCGGCCGCTGCGTGAAGAAGGGCAAGAAGATGGCCGGCCACATGGGCCACGAGCGATGCACGGTCCGCAACCAGCGCCTCGTTTCGATCGACAAGGATCGAAACCTGCTGTTGATCAAAGGCGCGGTACCGGGCCCGAAGGGTGGATACGTTCTGGTTTGTAAGGCGAAGACAAAGGGATAG
- the rplD gene encoding 50S ribosomal protein L4 — MIEIPVFNMKGEQVGIEKLDPAVLGGRVRTALLKQAVVAYRNNQRQGTVQTRSRGMVDGSTRKLYRQKGTGNARAGNVRTPVRVGGGHAFAKINRDFSQKLPQQMRQLARNSAVLAKAKSGAAVILKDLKLTAPKTKQMAGMLKAIKADRGALLAVTTEDPNVRLSSRNIPNFGVKLVWDANAYDILRARMLIFTPEAFGAITKDPRTAGRPARA; from the coding sequence ATGATTGAGATACCAGTCTTCAACATGAAGGGCGAGCAGGTCGGCATCGAGAAGCTGGACCCGGCGGTGCTGGGCGGCCGCGTGCGGACCGCGCTGCTCAAGCAGGCGGTCGTGGCGTATCGCAACAACCAGCGGCAAGGCACGGTTCAGACGCGCAGCCGCGGCATGGTCGACGGCTCGACGCGGAAGCTGTACCGCCAGAAGGGGACGGGCAACGCCCGCGCGGGCAACGTTCGCACGCCGGTACGGGTCGGTGGCGGCCATGCCTTTGCGAAAATCAATCGCGATTTCTCGCAGAAGCTGCCGCAGCAGATGCGACAGCTCGCCCGGAACAGCGCGGTGCTGGCCAAGGCCAAAAGCGGCGCGGCGGTGATCCTGAAGGATCTGAAGCTGACCGCCCCGAAGACCAAGCAGATGGCCGGGATGTTGAAGGCGATCAAGGCGGATCGCGGCGCGTTGCTGGCCGTGACGACGGAAGATCCGAACGTGCGTCTCTCGTCGCGGAACATTCCGAACTTCGGCGTGAAGCTGGTGTGGGATGCGAATGCGTATGACATATTGCGTGCGCGGATGCTGATCTTCACGCCCGAGGCGTTTGGCGCGATTACGAAAGACCCGCGAACGGCGGGCCGACCGGCGAGGGCATAG
- the rplW gene encoding 50S ribosomal protein L23: protein MDIYQIIKRPLVTEKGMHQTKLSHAATRTRPGRGGSYTFEVHPEANKQEIRAAVEKIYNVKVSSVRTSNHPGKRRRYKFKMGLTRHWKKAVVVLDANSHIDLF from the coding sequence ATGGATATCTATCAGATCATCAAGCGACCGCTGGTCACCGAGAAGGGCATGCACCAGACGAAGCTTTCGCACGCGGCGACGCGAACGCGTCCCGGTCGCGGCGGCTCGTACACGTTTGAGGTTCACCCCGAGGCGAACAAACAGGAGATTCGCGCGGCGGTGGAGAAGATCTACAACGTGAAGGTGTCGAGCGTTCGCACGAGCAACCATCCCGGCAAGCGCCGGCGGTACAAGTTCAAGATGGGTCTGACGCGGCATTGGAAGAAGGCGGTCGTCGTGCTGGATGCGAACTCGCACATCGACCTGTTCTAA
- the rplB gene encoding 50S ribosomal protein L2: MGVKIYKKTTAGRRQSSVNDFAELTDKRLRPVKSLLRPLVKTGGRNNQGFTTSRFRGGGAKRMYRVIDFKRNKDGVPASVQAIEYDPNRNCFIARLKYPDGELRYILAPNGLMAGDTVMSGPEAEPKLGNCLPLKVMPVGMDIHNIEMVAGQGGKLVRTAGGVARLAAREGGWATIILPSGEMRQVRAECRATVGQLGNLDFKNIILGKAGRKRHLGRRPHNRGTSMNPVAHPLGGGEGRSGGGRHPCSPTGKLAKGGRTRNPRKNSNRRILRRRKSRRYGQVSLKRRK, encoded by the coding sequence ATGGGCGTAAAGATCTACAAGAAGACGACGGCCGGTCGGCGGCAGAGCAGCGTCAACGATTTCGCGGAGTTGACCGACAAGCGCCTGCGCCCGGTGAAGTCGCTGCTTCGTCCGCTGGTCAAGACCGGCGGGCGTAACAACCAGGGTTTCACGACCTCGCGGTTCCGCGGCGGCGGCGCCAAGCGGATGTACCGCGTGATCGACTTCAAGCGCAACAAGGACGGCGTCCCGGCGTCGGTCCAGGCGATTGAGTACGATCCGAATCGAAATTGTTTCATCGCCCGGTTGAAGTACCCCGACGGCGAGCTTCGCTACATCCTCGCGCCGAACGGCCTGATGGCCGGTGACACGGTGATGAGTGGCCCGGAGGCCGAGCCGAAACTGGGCAACTGCCTGCCGTTGAAGGTCATGCCGGTCGGCATGGACATTCACAACATCGAGATGGTCGCGGGTCAAGGCGGCAAGTTGGTGCGCACGGCCGGCGGGGTGGCGCGGCTGGCGGCGCGTGAGGGAGGCTGGGCGACGATCATTTTGCCAAGCGGCGAAATGCGCCAGGTTCGCGCGGAATGTCGCGCGACGGTCGGGCAGCTCGGCAATCTCGACTTCAAGAACATCATTCTCGGCAAGGCCGGCCGGAAACGGCATCTGGGCCGGCGGCCGCACAATCGCGGCACGTCCATGAACCCGGTGGCGCACCCGCTGGGTGGCGGCGAGGGGCGCAGCGGCGGCGGTCGGCATCCATGCAGCCCGACGGGCAAGCTGGCCAAGGGCGGCCGGACGCGGAACCCGCGCAAGAATTCGAATCGTCGCATTCTGCGTCGGCGCAAGAGCCGCCGGTACGGCCAGGTGTCGCTGAAGCGGCGCAAGTGA
- the rpsS gene encoding 30S ribosomal protein S19, whose translation MGRSLKKGPYVDPRLFEKVERAIRENSHEPIKTWARRCTIPPEFVGRTFDVHNGKQFKKVFVTEDMVGHKLGEFSPTRTWRGHSKKAAGEAAPAK comes from the coding sequence ATGGGACGCAGCCTGAAAAAAGGACCGTACGTCGATCCCCGCCTCTTCGAGAAGGTGGAGCGGGCGATCCGCGAAAACAGCCACGAGCCGATCAAGACGTGGGCGCGGCGCTGCACGATTCCGCCGGAGTTTGTCGGTCGGACGTTCGACGTGCACAACGGCAAGCAGTTCAAGAAGGTGTTCGTGACCGAAGACATGGTCGGCCACAAATTGGGCGAGTTTTCCCCGACGCGTACGTGGCGAGGCCATTCGAAGAAGGCGGCCGGCGAAGCGGCCCCGGCGAAGTGA
- the rplV gene encoding 50S ribosomal protein L22 gives MALFTSKHRFARISPRKARLVTELIAGRHVNEALDLLKFTNKRASVLVDKVLRAAMADADEKEADVRRLFVHEARVDGGPIIKRFQPKDRGRAHSIHKRTSHIVVTVGEGPRG, from the coding sequence ATGGCACTGTTTACATCCAAACACCGATTCGCCCGGATCAGCCCGCGCAAGGCGCGTCTGGTGACCGAGCTGATCGCCGGGCGTCACGTGAATGAGGCGCTGGATCTGCTGAAGTTTACCAACAAGCGCGCGAGCGTCCTGGTGGACAAAGTGCTTCGCGCAGCGATGGCCGACGCCGACGAGAAGGAAGCCGACGTGCGGCGGTTGTTCGTTCACGAGGCGCGGGTCGATGGCGGACCGATCATCAAGCGTTTCCAGCCGAAGGATCGCGGTCGGGCGCATTCGATTCACAAGCGAACCAGTCACATCGTGGTGACGGTCGGCGAAGGACCGAGGGGCTAA
- the rpsC gene encoding 30S ribosomal protein S3 — protein sequence MGQKTHPIGFRVGVTEDWRSRWYAPKAAYAEFLIEDQRIRKLIDEKLNRTPPFAGCAKVEIERTRNEVKVVLHTARPGMVIGPRGAEVDKLREAVEDLIDRKVSVNIVEIKNPDLNAQLIAQDICEQLKRRASFRRAMKQRCEQAIGAGALGVKVICKGRLGGAEMSRMETQKIGSIPLQTLDAHVDYGFATAFTTYGAIGVRVWLYKGQYGEEVDAASAVEGGSATAPRGRRARALRQQSGPPGVASAPDSAPSGSDGTNASQES from the coding sequence ATGGGACAGAAAACGCATCCAATCGGATTCCGAGTCGGCGTCACCGAAGACTGGCGGTCGCGCTGGTACGCGCCGAAGGCGGCCTACGCCGAGTTTCTGATCGAGGACCAGCGCATTCGGAAGCTCATCGATGAGAAGCTGAACCGCACGCCGCCCTTTGCGGGTTGCGCCAAGGTGGAGATCGAGCGGACGCGCAACGAGGTGAAGGTCGTACTGCACACGGCGCGGCCGGGCATGGTCATCGGTCCGAGGGGGGCCGAGGTGGACAAGCTCCGCGAGGCGGTGGAGGACCTGATCGATCGCAAGGTGAGCGTCAACATCGTCGAGATCAAGAATCCCGATTTGAACGCCCAGTTGATCGCTCAGGACATCTGCGAGCAGCTCAAGCGCCGCGCCTCATTCCGCCGGGCCATGAAGCAGCGCTGCGAGCAGGCGATCGGCGCCGGCGCGCTGGGCGTCAAAGTCATCTGCAAGGGGCGGCTGGGCGGCGCGGAGATGTCGCGGATGGAAACGCAGAAGATCGGCTCGATTCCGCTCCAGACGCTGGACGCCCACGTGGACTACGGCTTCGCGACGGCGTTTACGACGTATGGCGCGATCGGCGTGCGGGTCTGGCTCTACAAGGGTCAATATGGCGAGGAAGTCGACGCCGCGTCGGCCGTCGAGGGCGGATCGGCGACGGCGCCGCGCGGTCGACGGGCGCGCGCGTTGCGTCAGCAAAGTGGACCGCCCGGCGTGGCATCGGCGCCGGATTCGGCGCCGTCGGGCAGTGACGGCACGAACGCGAGCCAGGAAAGTTAA
- the rplP gene encoding 50S ribosomal protein L16, with protein sequence MALMPSRVKYRKHQRGKVRGNATRGNTVSYGEFGLQTLEGGWISGRQIEAGRMCASHFLQRQGRVFIRIFPHKSVSSKPLETRMGKGKGEPDYWVAVVKPGTVLFEIGGVDETVARQALGGVAHKMPMRCRFVKRRHGI encoded by the coding sequence ATGGCGTTGATGCCGTCGAGAGTGAAGTATCGCAAGCACCAGCGTGGAAAGGTGCGCGGCAATGCCACCCGCGGCAACACCGTCTCGTACGGCGAGTTCGGGTTGCAGACGCTGGAGGGCGGCTGGATCAGCGGTCGGCAGATCGAGGCGGGACGCATGTGCGCGTCGCACTTTTTGCAGCGGCAGGGTCGTGTGTTCATTCGCATCTTTCCGCATAAGAGCGTGTCGAGCAAGCCGTTGGAGACGCGCATGGGCAAGGGCAAGGGCGAGCCGGATTACTGGGTCGCGGTGGTCAAGCCCGGCACGGTGTTGTTTGAGATTGGCGGCGTGGATGAGACGGTGGCGCGGCAGGCGTTGGGTGGGGTGGCCCACAAGATGCCGATGCGGTGCCGGTTCGTGAAGCGGCGACACGGAATTTGA
- the rpmC gene encoding 50S ribosomal protein L29, producing MKVTDIRELKTDELHNELDRLRRHLFDLRSQRVTEKLEDPTQLAKTKKDIARLLTVLNERGEKDVEQKQMKLESTGGSRSAKATAKKA from the coding sequence ATGAAGGTAACGGATATCCGCGAGTTGAAGACCGACGAGCTTCATAACGAGCTGGACCGTCTGCGTCGGCACCTGTTTGACTTGCGCAGCCAGCGCGTGACGGAGAAGCTGGAAGATCCGACGCAACTGGCCAAGACCAAGAAGGACATCGCGCGCCTGCTGACGGTGTTGAATGAGCGTGGCGAGAAGGACGTCGAGCAGAAGCAGATGAAGCTGGAGTCGACCGGCGGCAGCCGGAGCGCGAAGGCGACGGCCAAGAAGGCATAG
- the rpsQ gene encoding 30S ribosomal protein S17 — protein sequence MTTSGATARKGRRTKIAVVESDRGDKTLRVRIDRLVKHAKYGKYQRRRSVLHVHDEKNEAKAGDVVEIMECRPISKTKSWRLLRVVRKAIQVS from the coding sequence ATGACGACATCCGGTGCGACGGCACGCAAAGGCCGGCGCACGAAGATAGCGGTGGTCGAGAGCGACCGGGGCGACAAGACGCTGCGGGTGCGCATCGATCGCCTGGTGAAGCATGCGAAGTACGGCAAGTATCAGCGTCGTCGGAGCGTGCTGCACGTTCACGACGAGAAGAACGAGGCGAAGGCGGGCGACGTGGTCGAGATCATGGAATGCCGGCCGATCAGCAAGACGAAATCGTGGCGATTGCTGCGCGTGGTGCGCAAGGCGATACAGGTGTCGTAA
- the rplN gene encoding 50S ribosomal protein L14: MIQAESVVDIADNTGAKRALVIRVLGGSTARGSFTRRTASVGDIVVCAVKKALPNSDYLMGSTRKERGARRKVKAVVVRTKKQVRRPDGSYVKFDSNAAVIIDDERNPKGTRIFGAVARELREKGFMKIVSLASEVV; this comes from the coding sequence ATGATCCAGGCAGAGAGCGTAGTGGACATCGCGGACAACACGGGCGCCAAGCGGGCGTTGGTGATCCGCGTATTGGGCGGCTCGACGGCGCGGGGTTCGTTCACGCGGCGCACGGCGTCGGTCGGGGACATCGTGGTGTGTGCCGTGAAGAAGGCGCTGCCCAACAGTGATTACCTCATGGGTTCGACGCGCAAGGAGCGCGGCGCCCGGCGCAAGGTGAAGGCCGTGGTCGTGCGGACCAAGAAGCAGGTTCGCCGGCCCGATGGCAGCTACGTGAAGTTCGACAGCAACGCGGCGGTGATCATCGACGACGAGCGCAATCCGAAGGGAACGCGCATCTTCGGCGCCGTGGCCCGCGAGCTGCGCGAAAAGGGATTCATGAAGATCGTCTCGCTCGCGAGCGAAGTGGTTTGA
- the rplX gene encoding 50S ribosomal protein L24: protein MAAKIRKNDLVEVIAGDHKGEQGRVLRVDPKNDRVFIEGVNLVYRHLRPSRTNPQGGRIRKEAAIHVSNVLPVDPKTGRRSRVRFDVQRDSAGKVLSRKRVTRSGTVLEEAKATATK from the coding sequence ATGGCAGCGAAGATTCGCAAGAACGACCTGGTGGAAGTCATCGCCGGGGACCACAAGGGCGAGCAGGGGCGCGTGCTCCGCGTCGACCCGAAGAACGACCGCGTCTTCATCGAAGGCGTGAACCTGGTCTATCGCCACCTTCGACCCAGCCGCACCAATCCGCAGGGCGGACGCATCCGCAAGGAAGCGGCGATTCACGTGTCGAACGTCTTGCCGGTGGATCCGAAGACGGGCCGCCGGTCACGCGTTCGGTTCGATGTGCAACGGGATTCCGCTGGCAAGGTGCTGTCGCGCAAGCGCGTGACGCGAAGCGGCACGGTGCTGGAAGAGGCGAAGGCGACGGCGACGAAGTAA
- the rplE gene encoding 50S ribosomal protein L5, which yields MARLQERYKKEVLPALQKELNRTNVLSIPRLEKIVVSMGVGKATQEKKRLDAAAKELAQITGQKPVLCAARKSVSNFKLREGLLIGAKVTLRGKRMYEFLDRLICVAIPRIRDFRGLDPRSFDGRGNFSMGLTEQTVFPEVDADKVEFQQGMNITFVTSARNDNECRRFLTLMGMPFRKDEKTGTNN from the coding sequence ATGGCACGGTTGCAGGAACGGTACAAAAAAGAGGTGCTTCCGGCGCTCCAGAAGGAGCTGAACCGGACGAACGTTCTGTCGATCCCGCGACTGGAGAAAATCGTGGTGTCGATGGGCGTCGGCAAGGCGACCCAGGAGAAGAAGCGGCTGGACGCGGCGGCGAAGGAGCTTGCGCAGATCACCGGTCAGAAGCCGGTGCTGTGCGCGGCGCGCAAGAGCGTTTCGAACTTCAAGCTGCGCGAGGGCCTTCTGATCGGCGCGAAGGTGACGTTGCGCGGCAAGCGCATGTACGAGTTTCTCGATCGGCTGATTTGCGTGGCGATTCCGCGTATTCGCGACTTCCGCGGATTGGACCCGCGCAGCTTCGACGGCCGTGGCAATTTCAGCATGGGCCTGACCGAACAAACGGTCTTCCCCGAGGTCGACGCGGACAAGGTCGAGTTTCAGCAGGGAATGAACATCACGTTCGTGACGTCGGCCCGGAACGACAACGAGTGCCGGCGGTTTCTGACGTTGATGGGCATGCCGTTCCGGAAAGACGAAAAGACGGGCACGAATAATTAA
- a CDS encoding type Z 30S ribosomal protein S14: MARKCWRIKAKAKPKFKVRAYTRCEVCGRSRAVYKKFKLCRLCFRNMALEGKIPGVRKASW; encoded by the coding sequence ATGGCGAGAAAGTGCTGGCGGATCAAGGCGAAGGCGAAGCCCAAGTTCAAGGTTCGGGCGTACACGCGTTGCGAAGTGTGCGGGCGGTCTCGCGCGGTGTACAAGAAGTTCAAGTTGTGCCGATTGTGTTTTCGCAACATGGCATTGGAAGGCAAGATCCCCGGCGTGCGCAAGGCGAGCTGGTAA
- the rpsH gene encoding 30S ribosomal protein S8 has translation MWSDPLADLLSRIRNGVRNRTKQIMVPFSSVKLAVCEVLKQEGFIEGAEKIDDGKQGALRITLKYGPRGEQVINFVKRESKAGCRKYVSVDEIPRVLNGMGIAIVSTSQGMMSDRQCREKKVGGELVCTVY, from the coding sequence ATGTGGAGTGATCCGTTAGCAGACCTGTTGAGCCGGATTCGCAACGGCGTTCGGAACCGGACAAAGCAGATCATGGTTCCGTTCAGCAGCGTGAAGCTGGCCGTTTGCGAGGTGCTGAAGCAGGAAGGCTTCATCGAAGGCGCCGAGAAGATCGACGACGGCAAGCAGGGTGCGTTGCGCATCACGCTGAAGTACGGTCCGCGCGGCGAACAGGTGATCAATTTCGTGAAGCGTGAGAGCAAGGCGGGTTGCCGCAAGTACGTCTCGGTCGATGAGATTCCTCGGGTGCTGAACGGCATGGGCATCGCGATTGTATCGACGAGCCAGGGCATGATGTCGGACCGGCAGTGCCGGGAGAAGAAGGTCGGCGGCGAACTGGTTTGCACGGTGTATTGA
- the rplF gene encoding 50S ribosomal protein L6, translated as MSRVGKKPIALPSGVKPTIQGDQISVTGPKGTLSFRHARGVKVAHDAGANVLVVTREGDSAQHRALHGTTRALLQNMVVGVSTGYEQKMEIYGTGYSCAVQGQTLELNVGYSHPIKVPIPAGVKVAIEVAQTKGDETPAKLTITGIDKQVVGTVARAVKDARHPEPYKGKGVRYLGEQIRRKAGKAFAGTGA; from the coding sequence ATGTCACGAGTAGGAAAAAAGCCGATTGCACTGCCGAGCGGCGTGAAGCCGACGATCCAGGGCGATCAGATCAGCGTGACCGGACCGAAAGGCACGCTTTCGTTTCGCCATGCGCGCGGCGTGAAGGTAGCGCACGATGCCGGCGCCAATGTGCTCGTCGTCACGCGCGAGGGCGACAGTGCCCAGCATCGCGCGCTGCACGGTACGACCCGCGCGCTGCTTCAGAACATGGTGGTGGGCGTGAGCACCGGTTACGAACAAAAGATGGAAATCTACGGCACCGGATACAGCTGTGCGGTGCAGGGGCAGACGCTCGAGTTGAACGTGGGCTATTCGCACCCGATCAAGGTGCCGATTCCCGCGGGTGTGAAGGTCGCGATCGAGGTCGCCCAGACCAAGGGCGACGAGACACCGGCCAAGCTGACGATTACCGGCATCGATAAGCAGGTGGTCGGCACGGTCGCGCGGGCGGTGAAAGACGCGCGGCATCCCGAGCCGTACAAGGGCAAGGGTGTTCGCTATCTTGGTGAGCAGATTCGACGCAAGGCCGGCAAGGCGTTTGCCGGAACCGGCGCGTAA
- a CDS encoding 50S ribosomal protein L18 produces MKKLKLKQARHDRRKRRVRANLLGTPQRPRLTVFRSLANISAQLVDDLSGRTLCAASTVDKALAEQVKYGGNCKAAALVGQVIAERARMKGIKQVAFDRNGRPYHGRVKALAEAARKSGLEF; encoded by the coding sequence ATGAAGAAACTGAAACTCAAACAGGCGCGTCATGATCGCCGCAAGCGGCGGGTTCGCGCGAACCTGCTGGGCACGCCCCAGCGCCCGCGGCTGACGGTTTTCCGCAGTTTGGCGAATATCAGCGCGCAGCTCGTGGACGACTTGAGCGGCCGAACGCTCTGTGCGGCTTCGACGGTCGACAAGGCGCTCGCCGAACAAGTGAAGTACGGCGGCAACTGCAAGGCCGCTGCGCTGGTCGGCCAGGTGATTGCCGAGCGCGCGAGGATGAAAGGGATCAAACAGGTGGCGTTCGATCGGAACGGCCGCCCGTATCACGGTCGCGTGAAAGCGCTGGCCGAGGCGGCGCGCAAGAGCGGTCTGGAGTTTTAA
- the rpsE gene encoding 30S ribosomal protein S5 translates to MAIRRRQQQQPRDEQSGPSYDDNVVKVYRCAKVVKGGRRFSFAALVVVGDRNRRVGFGYGKANEVPNAVEKGRKAATRAMRQVPLSGSTIPHEVIGRFGSSRVKLLPASEGTGVIAGASVRAVLELAGVKDCLTKAYGSSSPKNLVKATMNALLTLRDRATVEKLRGVTLSA, encoded by the coding sequence ATGGCGATTCGCAGACGACAACAACAACAACCGCGCGACGAGCAATCTGGTCCGTCGTATGACGACAACGTGGTGAAGGTCTACCGTTGCGCGAAAGTGGTCAAGGGCGGTCGGCGATTCAGCTTTGCCGCGCTGGTGGTGGTGGGCGATCGCAATCGCCGCGTCGGTTTCGGCTACGGCAAGGCCAACGAAGTGCCCAACGCCGTGGAGAAGGGCCGCAAGGCTGCGACGCGCGCGATGCGACAGGTGCCGTTAAGCGGCTCGACCATTCCGCACGAAGTCATCGGGCGCTTTGGTTCCAGCCGCGTGAAGCTGCTTCCGGCATCGGAAGGAACCGGCGTCATCGCCGGCGCGAGCGTCCGCGCGGTGCTGGAGCTTGCCGGCGTGAAGGACTGCCTGACCAAGGCCTACGGTTCGAGCAGCCCGAAGAACCTGGTCAAGGCCACGATGAACGCGCTGCTGACGCTGCGCGATCGAGCGACGGTTGAGAAATTACGCGGCGTGACGCTGTCGGCCTGA